Sequence from the uncultured Cohaesibacter sp. genome:
ATCATGGACAATGTTCAGCTGCAGTCCAACGACTATGTCCTGAAGGTCAAGGAAGTCGAAGTCGGTCGCGGCGTGGTCTATCCCAAGCAGTTCATGACCATGGACCCGACCGGTGCGCCGATCACCCTGCCCGGCATCCAGACAACAGAACCGACCTTCGGTCTCCCGGCCACATGGGTCGACGGATCGCTGCGCGAGGAAGCCTCCATTCTTGGTCTCACCGTCGTAGACCCCGCAACGGTCATTTCCACTCACCTGACGGAAATCATCAAGGCCAACATGGACGAGCTGCTCTCCTATGCAGTGGTCCAGGGTCTGCTTGATGAGCTTCCCAAAGAACAAAAGAAACTGGTGGACGACATCGTTCCGGGCCAGATCACCATTTCGGGCATCCAGCGCGTTCTTCAGTCGCTTCTGTCCGAACGCATTTCCATCCGCGACCTCTCGGCCATTCTCGAAGGCATTGCCGACGCGTCCGGCTACACCCGCTCCGTTCAGTCCATGACCGAGCATGTGCGTGCTCGCCTCGCACTTCAGATTTGCGCGAGCCATCTTGCACCGGGCGGCTACCTGCCCATCCTCGCCCTCTCCCCGGGCTGGGAGAACGAATTCAACAAGGCCCTCATCGGTGATGGCGAAGACAAGCAGCTGGCCATGGCCCCGAGCAAATTGCAGGAATTCGTCAGTCGAGTAAGGGATGGCTATGAGGATGCCGCACAGGCTGGCGAAATCCCGGTCCTGCTGACCTCTCCGGGCAACCGACCCTACGTCCGCTCCATCATCGAGCGCTTCCGGGCACACACAACTGTCCTGAGCCAGAGTGAAATCCACACCCGCGTCCGCCTGAAAACGGTTGGCTCGATCTGATCATCAGATCAATCCCAGTCGGACAAGAACCATAGAGAGCGTGCTGCAATGATCCGCAGCCGCTCTACTTTTTTATCATCACCGACGCCAGCACAGAGCTCAAGGTCGCCGTGCCATAAAACCAGATGCCCGGCAGGGCAGTCGCCTCGGCCAGCCCGCTCGTCTTGGCCGAAAAGATGACCAGCGCCACCAACAGCACGTCCATCATTGACCATTTGCTGGCCAGACCAAGAAGGATCACCGAGCGGGA
This genomic interval carries:
- a CDS encoding FHIPEP family type III secretion protein — protein: IMDNVQLQSNDYVLKVKEVEVGRGVVYPKQFMTMDPTGAPITLPGIQTTEPTFGLPATWVDGSLREEASILGLTVVDPATVISTHLTEIIKANMDELLSYAVVQGLLDELPKEQKKLVDDIVPGQITISGIQRVLQSLLSERISIRDLSAILEGIADASGYTRSVQSMTEHVRARLALQICASHLAPGGYLPILALSPGWENEFNKALIGDGEDKQLAMAPSKLQEFVSRVRDGYEDAAQAGEIPVLLTSPGNRPYVRSIIERFRAHTTVLSQSEIHTRVRLKTVGSI